GCGCCCCTCCTCCACCGCCGAGGTGCGCTCGCTGGTAAGGCTCGCCCGCGAGGAGGGACTCAACCTGGTCCTCTCCTCCTCCGCCCCGCCCCGCCTGCGGGGGGATTCGGTGCCGGAGGGCGAGGGGATCGTGGTGGACATGTCGGGCATGGACCGCATCGTGCGCTTAGGCCGCCGCAACAAGGTGGCCTTGATCGAGCCCGGGGTGACCTTCGAGCGCTTGATCCCCGCCGCCGACGCCGCCGGGCTCAAGGTGCTCATGCCCCTGCGCCCCAAGGCCGGCAAGTCCGTGCTCGCCTCGGCGCTCGAGCGCGAGCCCATCCTAATCCCCAAGTACCACTGGGACATGACCGACCCCATGCTCTGCACCGAGCTCATCTTCGGCACCGGCGACCTCTTCCGCACCGGGTCCGCCGCCGGCCCCGGGTCCCTGGAGCAGCAGTGGGCGGCGGGGGGAGCCCAGAAGAACCCCATGGGCCCCGCCCAGACCGACTTCGTGCGCGTGGTGCAGGGGGCCCAGGGCACCATGGCCGCCGTCACCTGGTGCACCCTCAAGCTGGAGGTAAAGCCCTCCATACACCGCATCTGGTTCGTCCCCGAGGCCAAGCTCTCCCGCCTCTCGGAGTTCACCTACCGCTCCCTGCGCCCCAAGCTCGCAGACGAGTGGCTGATCCTCAACGCCTACGCCCTGGCCGCCCTCACCTGCGGGGAGGCGGGGGAGGCGGTGGACGAGCTGGCGGAGAGACAGGCCCCCTGGACCCTGATCTACGGGGTCTCGGGATACGAGTACCTGCCGGAGGAGCGCGTGGCCTACCAGGAGCGCGACCTCGCCCGCCACGCCCAGGCGGCGGGGGTGGTGCCCGTCCCCGAGGTGCCGGGGTGCTCCTGGCGGAGGATGGAGGCCATCCTCTCCTCCCCCTCTCCCGAGCCCTACTACAAGACGGGGCCCCGGGGGGACTTCCTGGA
This Actinomycetota bacterium DNA region includes the following protein-coding sequences:
- a CDS encoding FAD-binding oxidoreductase, producing MLAPEIKQKLASIVGADDVSEDEAALSAYRSGGAVEGGKPLLLVRPSSTAEVRSLVRLAREEGLNLVLSSSAPPRLRGDSVPEGEGIVVDMSGMDRIVRLGRRNKVALIEPGVTFERLIPAADAAGLKVLMPLRPKAGKSVLASALEREPILIPKYHWDMTDPMLCTELIFGTGDLFRTGSAAGPGSLEQQWAAGGAQKNPMGPAQTDFVRVVQGAQGTMAAVTWCTLKLEVKPSIHRIWFVPEAKLSRLSEFTYRSLRPKLADEWLILNAYALAALTCGEAGEAVDELAERQAPWTLIYGVSGYEYLPEERVAYQERDLARHAQAAGVVPVPEVPGCSWRRMEAILSSPSPEPYYKTGPRGDFLDLFFLTTLDRVPAFTEVMREEAERFSYPPERLGAYIQPIQQGRNVHVEFTLYFRPAERERALELFSSASAALASAGAFFSRPYGPWASLAYARCPDTVAALRKVKGILDPDHVLNRGKLCFKMEEVG